One Amphiprion ocellaris isolate individual 3 ecotype Okinawa chromosome 5, ASM2253959v1, whole genome shotgun sequence genomic region harbors:
- the sfi1 gene encoding protein SFI1 homolog isoform X2: MSGGRPGGSGVSHCGPSVTTADKQRMRLVWDRWEVFTEMRRMKNKMLESALEHSRLSTMHSVWSIWQMRLQQHQDLYTIEEKVLNRRTLTSQKRAWLKWKEMHSAARHQKDKESKAALHFNRTLKRRTLTQWINYISCCQTKKTKQAVAQQVCCFHLLRKCWSKWSSALEDKQSKETRLQVAEHLAIQSVQRRALARWRAYMTFCREEAERNQIATQHLQHQLLRAGLRGFSLNAMQNKAYRLNNNMAVQHRQQTMMSRYWKLWQGRLEEAEDQSFQPLTEMAQTNYSVLLLSSCFQHWREKLADQRHMQELELRADIWFVDRTLPRCFKSWVEFTLQRRLHKRRKHRAEVYNRQRRYSWVFYTWWGRSEKHKEEMLSERMAILHEERCHMQRAWARWRHRTQQQVKEAEKQEASQHLYLHRLLQKTMTQWKDNSAEIRERRHREQQACHQDDLRCMRWAVEKWKKFVQSQRVKKNKLEQMQHYHEVKLLKHSFVAWKKHHLQMSHVYDHAEELYKQQMQRFLRQVLAVWRENAALMTEVRVAEQQAQNHFKHRLQLKVFLAWREVTKCAVLKHHQQEEALSRARSSINQVQLLQFFKQWRKQTAEARSERMCMEKARRHHNSKLLSKTLKAWNRYHYQHQKNKVMKRQGILLLRLKMYQTYYEQWKMKLQHRRREAKQTERALWHWALTLQAKVLYGWRLWVTEQHREQEQTARAAQVYRDQLLREGVTCILTYAAHMSDLTTSLTQRSQEQRSQRLQRVVRRCAMRWKQRALCKPRREREVRAQPPKKSVTFCLTAPALNSISSSDSAEHVAEDELLSKLVLNRTPRRQPRRHQKLLESPVKALEPTGTQKQTGSTSSEASSFEFRFPSQDDRLALSSCLHPAKVPVTSTHQSPLRSTVSSSEPCMPTLDSPQEAQHQELLLPPSAFMTAETLNTLGNGSSSDLGDAPLVPFHQFITSFKHHSSTHPEIHVRASSGETEIPHVEADATSGLTKELLSIRLEMKSFLQERKQLRAWRKLQEVLQSWLQTSGKDEHMEKNAVCQELKELEERIDRLSTELEKRRPGMLLHTERVQHLQSALHTSGVYFLCQEEREMEINNSVLTT; encoded by the exons ATGAGTGGTGGGCGTCCAGGAGGGAGTGGAGTCTCACACTGCGGGCCGAGTGTCACTACAG CTGACAAGCAACGGATGCGTCTGGTTTGGGACAGATGGGAGGTTTTCACAGAGATGAGGAGAATGAAGAACAAAATGCTTGAATCAGCTCTTGAGCACAGCAGGCTCTCAACTATGCA ttcAGTGTGGAGCATTTGGCAGATGAGGCTACAGCAGCATCAAGACCTTTATACTATAGAGGAAAAAGTTCTGAACAGGAGAACACTGACCTCACAGAAGAGG GCTTGGCTTAAATGGAAAGAAATGCACTCAGCTGCTCGTCATCAGAAAGACAAAGAATCCAAAGCTGCACTTCACTTCAACCGAACTCTGAAAAGAAGAACATTGACTCAGTGGATAAATTATATCTCCTGTTGCCagaccaaaaagacaaaacaag cTGTGGCTCAGCAAGTCTGTTGTTTCCACCTTTTGCGAAAGTGTTGGAGTAAATGGAGCAGCGCACTGGAAGACAAACAGTCCAAAGAGACCCGTTTGCAAGTGGCAGAACATTTGGCCATACAGAGCGTCCAGCGCCGAGCACTGGCACGCTGGAGAGCTT ACATGacattctgcagagaagaggcTGAAAGAAACCAGATAGCAACTCAGCATCTCCAACATCAATTACtg CGTGCTGGATTGCGGGGCTTTTCTCTTAATGCCATGCAGAACAAAGCATACAGACTGAACAACAACATGGCTGTTCAGCATCGACAGCAAACA ATGATGAGCAGGTACTGGAAATTATGGCAGGGCCGTCTGGAGGAAGCTGAAGACCAGAGTTTTCAACCGCTCACAGAGATGGCTCAGACTAACTACAG TGTTTTGCTGTTGAGCAGCTGTTTTCAACACTGGAGAGAGAAACTTGCTGACCAGAGACACATGCAG GAATTGGAGCTTCGTGCAGACATTTGGTTTGTAGACCGCACGTTACCTCGGTGTTTCAAGTCATGGGTCGAGTTCACTCTGCAGAGACGACTGCATAAACGGAGAAAACACAGAGCTGAAGTCTACAATCG ACAGCGTCGGTACTCTTGGGTGTTTTACACCTGGTGGGGACGGTCAGAGAAGCACAAGGAGGAAATGCTTTCTGAGCGGATG gcaATTCTTCACGAGGAACGATGTCACATGCAGAGAGCCTGGGCTCGATGGAGACACCGCACACAACAACAGGTGAAAGAGGCGGAGAAGCAGGAGGCTTCACAACACCTGTACCTGCACAGACTTCTCCAGAAGACGATGACCCAGTGGAAGGACAACAGCGCTGAGATACGAGAAAG GAGACACCGAGAGCAGCAGGCCTGCCATCAGGATGACCTGCGCTGCATGAGATGGGCtgtagaaaaatggaaaaag TTTGTTCAGAGCCAGAgggtgaagaaaaacaagctgGAGCAGATGCAGCATTACCATGAAGTTAAACTTCTCAAACACTCCTTTGTGGCCTGGAAG aaacacCATCTGCAGATGTCTCATGTGTATGACCATGCAGAGGAACTTTACAAGCAGCAAATGCAGCGTTTCCTCAG GCAAGTTCTCGCTGTGTGGAGGGAAAACGCAGCACTGATGACAGAGGTCCGAGTGGCAGAGCAACAAGCACAGAACCACTTTAAGCACCGACTTCAACTTAAG GTGTTTCTTGCTTGGAGAGAAGTAACTAAATGTGCAGTGTTGAAACACCACCAGCAGGAGGAAGCACTGAGCAGGGCTCGGAGCTCTATAAATCAAG tgcagctgctgcagtttttcaaacagTGGCGGAAACAAACCGCGGAGGCTCGAAGTGAGAGGATGTGCATGGAAAAGGCCAGACGGCACCACAATTCCAAACTCCTGTCTAAAACTCTGAAAGCATGGAACAGATACCACTACCAGCACCAGAAAAATAAG GTGATGAAACGACAAGGAATCTTGTTACTGAGATTAAAAATGTACCAGACATATTACGAACAATGGAAAATGAAG CTGCAGCACAGACGGAGGGAAGCTAAGCAGACAGAACGAGCTCTCTGGCACTGGGCCCTGACTCTGCAGGCCAAG GTGTTGTATGGCTGGAGGTTGTGGGTCACAGAGCAGCACAGGGAGCAAGAACAAACAGCCAGAGCTGCACAGGTCTACAGAGACCAGCTGCTGAGGGAGGGCGTCACATGCATCCTCACATACGCTGCTCATATGAGCGATCTCACAACGAGCCTCACGCAACGCAGCCAAGAGCAA AGATCGCAACGTCTCCAGAGAGTTGTTAGACGTTGTGCCATGCGGTGGAAGCAGCGAGCGCTGTGCAAACCACGAAGAGAGCGAGAGGTCAGAGCGCAACCACCGAAAAAGAGCGTGACCTTCTGTTTGACTGCACCTGCACTGAACAGCATATCCTCGTCTGACTCAGCAGAGCACGTAGCGGAAGATGAACTGCTTAGcaagct GGTTCTTAACAGAACACCTCGGCGTCAGCCACGTCGCCACCAGAAGCTCCTTGAATCGCCAGTGAAAGCGTTGGAACCAACAGG CACCCAGAAACAAACTGGCAGCACCAGCAGTGAGGCATCTTCGTTTGAGTTCAGGTTTCCTTCACAGGATGACCGTCTTGCACTGTCGTCCTGCCTCCATCCTGCTAAAGTCCCTGTTACCTCTACACATCAGAGTCCCCTCAGATCTACTGTATCCTCCTCTGAACCTTGCATGCCCACCTTGGACTCTCCTCAGGAAGCCCAACACCAAGAGCTCCTTTTACCTCCTTCTGCTTTCATGACTGCTGAGACTCTGAATACG TTGGGGAACGGCAGCAGCTCAGATCTTGGAGATGCTCCTCTTGTGCCTTTTCACCAGTTTATCACTTCATTTAAACACCACTCATCAACCCATCCAG aaatacatgTGAGGGCTTCCAGTGGAGAAACTGAGATTCCTCATGTAGAAGCTGATGCAACATCAGGTCTGACAAAAGAGCTTCTCAGCATTCGCCTAGAGATGAAGAGCTTCCTGCAGGAGAGAAAGCAACTCCG GGCATGGCGAAAACTGCAAGAGGTATTACAGAGTTGGCTGCAGACCAGTGGAAAGGACGAacatatggaaaaaaatgcagtttgtcaAGAGTTAAAGGAG
- the sfi1 gene encoding protein SFI1 homolog isoform X1 produces the protein MQSNARSSDSLRPRPSSITSVGETKRVRKVPTRKVPYRVGYSWNKGGRLKELRIRHLARKFLKIWIRNTFGRILPHEAKLYYNSVVLRRAFEGWRDEWWASRREWSLTLRAECHYRYYLYNWTFNSWRKFISLQREKKAKVQHAQAFADKQRMRLVWDRWEVFTEMRRMKNKMLESALEHSRLSTMHSVWSIWQMRLQQHQDLYTIEEKVLNRRTLTSQKRAWLKWKEMHSAARHQKDKESKAALHFNRTLKRRTLTQWINYISCCQTKKTKQAVAQQVCCFHLLRKCWSKWSSALEDKQSKETRLQVAEHLAIQSVQRRALARWRAYMTFCREEAERNQIATQHLQHQLLRAGLRGFSLNAMQNKAYRLNNNMAVQHRQQTMMSRYWKLWQGRLEEAEDQSFQPLTEMAQTNYSVLLLSSCFQHWREKLADQRHMQELELRADIWFVDRTLPRCFKSWVEFTLQRRLHKRRKHRAEVYNRQRRYSWVFYTWWGRSEKHKEEMLSERMAILHEERCHMQRAWARWRHRTQQQVKEAEKQEASQHLYLHRLLQKTMTQWKDNSAEIRERRHREQQACHQDDLRCMRWAVEKWKKFVQSQRVKKNKLEQMQHYHEVKLLKHSFVAWKKHHLQMSHVYDHAEELYKQQMQRFLRQVLAVWRENAALMTEVRVAEQQAQNHFKHRLQLKVFLAWREVTKCAVLKHHQQEEALSRARSSINQVQLLQFFKQWRKQTAEARSERMCMEKARRHHNSKLLSKTLKAWNRYHYQHQKNKVMKRQGILLLRLKMYQTYYEQWKMKLQHRRREAKQTERALWHWALTLQAKVLYGWRLWVTEQHREQEQTARAAQVYRDQLLREGVTCILTYAAHMSDLTTSLTQRSQEQRSQRLQRVVRRCAMRWKQRALCKPRREREVRAQPPKKSVTFCLTAPALNSISSSDSAEHVAEDELLSKLVLNRTPRRQPRRHQKLLESPVKALEPTGTQKQTGSTSSEASSFEFRFPSQDDRLALSSCLHPAKVPVTSTHQSPLRSTVSSSEPCMPTLDSPQEAQHQELLLPPSAFMTAETLNTLGNGSSSDLGDAPLVPFHQFITSFKHHSSTHPEIHVRASSGETEIPHVEADATSGLTKELLSIRLEMKSFLQERKQLRAWRKLQEVLQSWLQTSGKDEHMEKNAVCQELKELEERIDRLSTELEKRRPGMLLHTERVQHLQSALHTSGVYFLCQEEREMEINNSVLTT, from the exons ATGCAAAGTAACGCCAGAAGTTCAGATTCACTAAGACCTCGACCAAGCAGCATCACAAGTGTTGGTGAAACAAAACGAGTGCGCAAAGTTCCCACCAGGAAGGTTCCTTACAGAGTTGGATACAGCTGGAATAAAGGTGGAAGACTCAAAGAGCTGCGAATAAG GCACTTGGCAAGGAAGTTTCTGAAGATATGGATACGGAACACCTTTGGTCGAATTCTTCCTCATGAAGCCAA GCTCTACTATAACAGTGTGGTCCTGAGACGAGCCTTTGAAGGATGGAGAGATGAGTGGTGGGCGTCCAGGAGGGAGTGGAGTCTCACACTGCGGGCCGAGTGTCACTACAG GTATTACCTGTATAACTGGACATTTAACAGTTGGCGAAAGTTTATATCATTGCAGAGGGAAAAGAAGGCTAAAGTGCAGCATGCTCAAGCGTTTG CTGACAAGCAACGGATGCGTCTGGTTTGGGACAGATGGGAGGTTTTCACAGAGATGAGGAGAATGAAGAACAAAATGCTTGAATCAGCTCTTGAGCACAGCAGGCTCTCAACTATGCA ttcAGTGTGGAGCATTTGGCAGATGAGGCTACAGCAGCATCAAGACCTTTATACTATAGAGGAAAAAGTTCTGAACAGGAGAACACTGACCTCACAGAAGAGG GCTTGGCTTAAATGGAAAGAAATGCACTCAGCTGCTCGTCATCAGAAAGACAAAGAATCCAAAGCTGCACTTCACTTCAACCGAACTCTGAAAAGAAGAACATTGACTCAGTGGATAAATTATATCTCCTGTTGCCagaccaaaaagacaaaacaag cTGTGGCTCAGCAAGTCTGTTGTTTCCACCTTTTGCGAAAGTGTTGGAGTAAATGGAGCAGCGCACTGGAAGACAAACAGTCCAAAGAGACCCGTTTGCAAGTGGCAGAACATTTGGCCATACAGAGCGTCCAGCGCCGAGCACTGGCACGCTGGAGAGCTT ACATGacattctgcagagaagaggcTGAAAGAAACCAGATAGCAACTCAGCATCTCCAACATCAATTACtg CGTGCTGGATTGCGGGGCTTTTCTCTTAATGCCATGCAGAACAAAGCATACAGACTGAACAACAACATGGCTGTTCAGCATCGACAGCAAACA ATGATGAGCAGGTACTGGAAATTATGGCAGGGCCGTCTGGAGGAAGCTGAAGACCAGAGTTTTCAACCGCTCACAGAGATGGCTCAGACTAACTACAG TGTTTTGCTGTTGAGCAGCTGTTTTCAACACTGGAGAGAGAAACTTGCTGACCAGAGACACATGCAG GAATTGGAGCTTCGTGCAGACATTTGGTTTGTAGACCGCACGTTACCTCGGTGTTTCAAGTCATGGGTCGAGTTCACTCTGCAGAGACGACTGCATAAACGGAGAAAACACAGAGCTGAAGTCTACAATCG ACAGCGTCGGTACTCTTGGGTGTTTTACACCTGGTGGGGACGGTCAGAGAAGCACAAGGAGGAAATGCTTTCTGAGCGGATG gcaATTCTTCACGAGGAACGATGTCACATGCAGAGAGCCTGGGCTCGATGGAGACACCGCACACAACAACAGGTGAAAGAGGCGGAGAAGCAGGAGGCTTCACAACACCTGTACCTGCACAGACTTCTCCAGAAGACGATGACCCAGTGGAAGGACAACAGCGCTGAGATACGAGAAAG GAGACACCGAGAGCAGCAGGCCTGCCATCAGGATGACCTGCGCTGCATGAGATGGGCtgtagaaaaatggaaaaag TTTGTTCAGAGCCAGAgggtgaagaaaaacaagctgGAGCAGATGCAGCATTACCATGAAGTTAAACTTCTCAAACACTCCTTTGTGGCCTGGAAG aaacacCATCTGCAGATGTCTCATGTGTATGACCATGCAGAGGAACTTTACAAGCAGCAAATGCAGCGTTTCCTCAG GCAAGTTCTCGCTGTGTGGAGGGAAAACGCAGCACTGATGACAGAGGTCCGAGTGGCAGAGCAACAAGCACAGAACCACTTTAAGCACCGACTTCAACTTAAG GTGTTTCTTGCTTGGAGAGAAGTAACTAAATGTGCAGTGTTGAAACACCACCAGCAGGAGGAAGCACTGAGCAGGGCTCGGAGCTCTATAAATCAAG tgcagctgctgcagtttttcaaacagTGGCGGAAACAAACCGCGGAGGCTCGAAGTGAGAGGATGTGCATGGAAAAGGCCAGACGGCACCACAATTCCAAACTCCTGTCTAAAACTCTGAAAGCATGGAACAGATACCACTACCAGCACCAGAAAAATAAG GTGATGAAACGACAAGGAATCTTGTTACTGAGATTAAAAATGTACCAGACATATTACGAACAATGGAAAATGAAG CTGCAGCACAGACGGAGGGAAGCTAAGCAGACAGAACGAGCTCTCTGGCACTGGGCCCTGACTCTGCAGGCCAAG GTGTTGTATGGCTGGAGGTTGTGGGTCACAGAGCAGCACAGGGAGCAAGAACAAACAGCCAGAGCTGCACAGGTCTACAGAGACCAGCTGCTGAGGGAGGGCGTCACATGCATCCTCACATACGCTGCTCATATGAGCGATCTCACAACGAGCCTCACGCAACGCAGCCAAGAGCAA AGATCGCAACGTCTCCAGAGAGTTGTTAGACGTTGTGCCATGCGGTGGAAGCAGCGAGCGCTGTGCAAACCACGAAGAGAGCGAGAGGTCAGAGCGCAACCACCGAAAAAGAGCGTGACCTTCTGTTTGACTGCACCTGCACTGAACAGCATATCCTCGTCTGACTCAGCAGAGCACGTAGCGGAAGATGAACTGCTTAGcaagct GGTTCTTAACAGAACACCTCGGCGTCAGCCACGTCGCCACCAGAAGCTCCTTGAATCGCCAGTGAAAGCGTTGGAACCAACAGG CACCCAGAAACAAACTGGCAGCACCAGCAGTGAGGCATCTTCGTTTGAGTTCAGGTTTCCTTCACAGGATGACCGTCTTGCACTGTCGTCCTGCCTCCATCCTGCTAAAGTCCCTGTTACCTCTACACATCAGAGTCCCCTCAGATCTACTGTATCCTCCTCTGAACCTTGCATGCCCACCTTGGACTCTCCTCAGGAAGCCCAACACCAAGAGCTCCTTTTACCTCCTTCTGCTTTCATGACTGCTGAGACTCTGAATACG TTGGGGAACGGCAGCAGCTCAGATCTTGGAGATGCTCCTCTTGTGCCTTTTCACCAGTTTATCACTTCATTTAAACACCACTCATCAACCCATCCAG aaatacatgTGAGGGCTTCCAGTGGAGAAACTGAGATTCCTCATGTAGAAGCTGATGCAACATCAGGTCTGACAAAAGAGCTTCTCAGCATTCGCCTAGAGATGAAGAGCTTCCTGCAGGAGAGAAAGCAACTCCG GGCATGGCGAAAACTGCAAGAGGTATTACAGAGTTGGCTGCAGACCAGTGGAAAGGACGAacatatggaaaaaaatgcagtttgtcaAGAGTTAAAGGAG